From Pseudomonas arsenicoxydans:
GGTGCTGCTCGAACACTGCGACGCTGGCGACCTTGTCCAGTCGGCGACGGTCATAAGCGACTTGCCATTGTTCGTTCTGGTACGGCCCGAACATCACCACATGGCCGTTTTCCAGCTCACCGATTTCATTGCGTTTTTGCGCGTAGTCGCGGTCGTACGGCACCCGCATCATCAGGTCGGCCAGTTGCAGATCGTGCAGCTGACTGGCGCGCCAGATGTAATCGCGCAGGTCGTCATCGAGCTTCTCGCCGGCAGGCGCCCAGATCAACGTCAGACGTACGCCCAGGAATTTGGCCAGCGCCTCCGCGAGTTCCACATCCACCCCGCGAGGCTTTCCGGCCTGCTCAAAACTGTAAGGCGCGAAGTCCTTGTAGACCGCGACTTTCAGCTCCCCGGCGGCGATCATCTCGTCAAAGGTACGCACTTGCGCCTGCGCGGCCTGGCAACACAGCAACACGACGCTGATCAACACAGTGAGCAGGCGCATGGCTTACTCCTCGACGTGCACGCTGTCCAGGTAGGAGCGCACCGCCCACAAGGCTTCCTGACTCAGGTAGTCAGCCATCTTCGGCATGTACACCCGACCGTCACGCACGGCGCCATGGCGCACGCGCTCGACGAACCATTCATCACCGGCGTCGCCGACATCGAGCAAGCGCAGATCGGGGGCGATGCCGCCGGATTTGGCTTCCAGGCCATGACACGCGGCGCAGTTCTGGTTGTACGCCGAGGAGCCGATTTCCACGGCCTTGTCGTGTTCCGGAGATGTGCGGTAAGGGTTCACCGAGGCCCAGCCATCGGCATCGACCGGTACGCCGGCATCCTTGATCGGGGTCAGGCCCGGGGTGGCGACCGCCTGAGGCACCACGTTGCCGTGGGCCCAGACCGAACCTGCACTGATAAAGCCGGCCAGCAGTCCGGCAACGAGTAAGGCGCTGCGTTTTGTTGTCATTGTTATGCCCTCAGGATTGCACGCAAAACCTCTTGGAAGAGGCTATGGCACCCATCTTAGGAACCGTCCCGCGCAATCCCCATGCTGCTTTGGTGGCCGCCTTCTAGTCCCTTGGTAGTAGGCTTTGTGGCGCACACCTGAATACCGTCGCCTCTGGCTGAAACCGCCCTCTGCCGGGCGAGCTACTACCTTGGTACTGGCTCACTGGTACTTTCTGCATATTTCATTCTGCCTCGCAGGCTTCCTATGCTGGCGCTACCTGTAATGGAGTGCCTTATGCGCCAGCTTGCCCCTTACGCCCTGATCTACCTGCTGGCCATCGCCTGCGCCGCCGGGCTGGCGACCCAGAGCCAGGCCGCCGACACGCCGCTACAGGTGCAGATCGGCTACCTGGGCTATCGCCCCGACACTGGCCCGCTGCTGTCGAACGTCATTCCCGAACCGGCCGATGCCGGACTTCGTGGCGCAGAACTGGCGATCACTGACAGCAACAGCACCGGGCGTTTTCTCAACCACAGCTACAGCCTGGTCAGCGCGAATGCCGACAGTCCAGATGCGTTGGTTGAAGCGGCCAAGGCCCAACACGAACAGGGCCTTCGCTTGTTTGTCGTGAATGCTCCGGTGGAAACCCTGCGCCGACTCAGCGCCGTGCTGCCCGACAGCTTGCTGTTCAACGCCGGCAGCCCCGACGACAGCCTGCGCACCACCGACTGCCTGCCGAACGTGCTGCACAGCCTGCCAAGCCGGGCGATGCTGGCCGATGCGCTGGCGCAATTTCTGGTGGTGCGCAAATGGCAACGGGCGCTGTTGATCGTCGGCCCGACCCCGGACGATCAGGCCTACGCCGCCGCCCTGCGCCGCGCCGCCAAACGTTTCGGCCTGAAACTGGTCGCGGAAAAAGCCTGGAGTTTCGACAACGACCAACGCCGCAGCGCCCAGGCCGACATGCCGCTGTTCA
This genomic window contains:
- a CDS encoding substrate-binding periplasmic protein, producing the protein MRLLTVLISVVLLCCQAAQAQVRTFDEMIAAGELKVAVYKDFAPYSFEQAGKPRGVDVELAEALAKFLGVRLTLIWAPAGEKLDDDLRDYIWRASQLHDLQLADLMMRVPYDRDYAQKRNEIGELENGHVVMFGPYQNEQWQVAYDRRRLDKVASVAVFEQHPIGVEVDSVPSFYLTSVFNGMLAAKTHHYPDVPQAFAAMKAGEVDAVMAMRGEIDWQVHEAADPQVALAENAYPNMGKQLWEIGMAVHESNHQLAYAVEEALETLIREGSVKTIYEHYGLRYDVPEMYQ
- the pedF gene encoding cytochrome c-550 PedF, which gives rise to MTTKRSALLVAGLLAGFISAGSVWAHGNVVPQAVATPGLTPIKDAGVPVDADGWASVNPYRTSPEHDKAVEIGSSAYNQNCAACHGLEAKSGGIAPDLRLLDVGDAGDEWFVERVRHGAVRDGRVYMPKMADYLSQEALWAVRSYLDSVHVEE
- a CDS encoding ABC transporter substrate-binding protein translates to MRQLAPYALIYLLAIACAAGLATQSQAADTPLQVQIGYLGYRPDTGPLLSNVIPEPADAGLRGAELAITDSNSTGRFLNHSYSLVSANADSPDALVEAAKAQHEQGLRLFVVNAPVETLRRLSAVLPDSLLFNAGSPDDSLRTTDCLPNVLHSLPSRAMLADALAQFLVVRKWQRALLIVGPTPDDQAYAAALRRAAKRFGLKLVAEKAWSFDNDQRRSAQADMPLFTQTAEYDVVLVADERGDFGEYVPYQTWYPRPVAGTQGLTPVGWHKTVETYGAAQLQKRFEALTGRWMNDRDFAAWMAVRSIASAVSKLRQVDPMAIRALEISDQLPLDGFKGRKLSYRPWNGQLRQPIPIVQPRALVSTSPQDGFLHPFNEMDSLGYDKPEVTCRFP